Part of the Quercus lobata isolate SW786 chromosome 6, ValleyOak3.0 Primary Assembly, whole genome shotgun sequence genome, CGACTTCGCCGTAGCCGAGATCCGGACTGATTAGATCCCTCCCCATATCTATTTCCCCTGATGTCGACCTCCCGTTGTTGGTCATCTCTGTCTCTTCTCCGACGCCTACCCCTTACCTCCAGCTCTAAACCCCTGACTAGTCTGCGCAGCCGTTCAAGCTCTTCATCTCGTTCCTCCCTCTGCCTACATCCCGTAGCACCAGAGACTGTTCGTTGGGTTTGGTACGATCCTTCTCCCGTGCTGGACATTTCTTCTCGTTGGTCATGCTCCCTATCTTCTCGTTCCTTCTGTTTGTGCTCTCGCCAGCTAGACCCCCGAGAAGACCCTACGGATTCACTTTCCGCGTGACCCCCCGAATGCCTTTTAGACATTTTTCCCGAGCTCGAGTCCCTCTAGAACCACAGCATCGTAGGAaagccccacggtgggcgccaattgtgcgCACCAAAGACGGGTTTGCTGGGCCAAACCGTTACTTGGActcacaacttatttgtatGGTGGGTCTAGGTATCCTACTTTGGGTTGTTCTAAGTTTAGAGACTCAATgagatcacttttctctctttttctacgTTTTCTTCCTCTCAgaccctctctttctctctcttttctcctcaCAAAATTGCATCCCCTTCTCATTCATTagtttctcctatttatagcccaTTGTTAATGGGGGgatcatcattatttttttagctaGTGCAAAGAAAGGTCCAATGTTGAtaaatttaagtggatgtttaggtatGAGTGGCTTTGGAAATGGTTCCCACTGCAGCAAGTGTGTTCGGCAGCGGAGTTTCCTAGGGTTTTGCCGAGTACTCAAATGGCAATATGACCGAGCATGTGTATATCGTCCGGGGATGATTTTCCGAGCAGTATGTGAGCGGGGCACCCGCAGTTCGCTTTTCAAATATTCGGACAACACCCAGCTTAGACTCGTAGTTATTGTGGGCTTGGGGCGGGATCCTTAGCAGTGCGGAGGTTGGACCCTCGCAGTCCGCTTTTCAAATATTCGGACAACACCCAGCTTAGACTCGTAGTTATTGTGGGCTTGGGGCGGGATCCTTAGCAGTGCGGAGGTTGGACCCTCGGTCCATATTATTAATCCAtggcccaaggcccaaatggACTTGGATGTTAGGTGCCATACATATACTTTGCCACAACTTGCACATTTATCAATTTGTGATTAGATTACATCACTTACATATAAGACCACCTTTGTTACTAGGTAAAAAATAATCCAATTATCACTTGATAGCATTCTCATCAATGTTGCTAAAATAgaatttagtaaaaaatataactaagctcggttttaaaaacaaaatataactaaaCTCACCCAAAATATCAATGCATTAGGCATTTAGGCTCAATACTTTATTCCTAAAATGTAACAATGAATAATGTCATATTAAGACATTGTTCattgattcaaaaaaattattctctcattctctctctcaactaaTTGCTCTATGACTGTCTCTTTCACACCATAGAAAGGAAGGAGGAGATCGAACATGGATGGAGCCATGGTTTGACTTGGGGGTACCACttacattattttttacttaccaataactcatcacatcaataatttgtaaaaaaatttgtaactctagcattttcctcattttaaagaccaaatctaaaacaaaatatacaagtccaaaaaaattagtccaacaacaaaattaccaatagtaaaactaaacaaaattaagcctagtcaaccaattttaccaaaaacaaacaatctaCTCCTTTAAACAACTAGCAACTAAGTAACAGAGTCAAAAGCCGAAGTCATTACacacaaccaacagcaaaaccGCCCTCCTAACTCTACGTTTTGACTTTACCCCTGAGCTTGAAGCTGAGTAATGCTATCACATTGGAGCTACTGGAAATTGCCCAATTGCTAGATTCAATCTTCAATATGGGTCATGATGTGAGGTGGCCATGGAGCAGAGTGGAATATTCAAGCTCCAAATCCAAGTTCGATTTGTTCAACGGCAAGAAACGTTGCAGTGCCATCTTTGTTAACGAAGAGGGAAGAGGGGATTACATCTCAGCCGTGGGATCATCATGTGGTGGCCACAATGGAAAAATGTGGACAACTGGATTGGGATGGTGTGGCATCAAGTTTTGGGGGATTTGGTATGATACTAATCCGGTTTGGTGGGAAGGGgggaatagaaaaaaaaaattttaaatagaatagAGAAGCAAATATTAAGTCCTTTTTAAATGTATGTGAATTTCAGTTTGttattttagattaaaatttGACTATAATTGTATTGAACATGATATGAAAGCTTTGAACCATGtacaatttttgttaaaacttATGTAACACATGGAGTGTAGCTCTAGCAACTAGCAACAACGAAATAGGTATCTTCTGCAATGAATGTCTCATGCCAAGTGTTGCTTTCCGTGCAGCCAGTACAGACACCGGTCCTACTGGACCAAGcatcaacttaaaaaaattggcaattttgtttttgtgattttCGCAGATATGGAAAGAAGTTATGAGGTAATCCACCCAACACCGCCCACTGCCATCCCCAATATCATGGATTCATGGCTCTGTTTTGTCCGTGTCAGCCCCACATtcgtgtatttttttttaatataaacaaaatagcCTAATTAAAATGATCCTAATCAAGTTGAAGTTTCACACTTCCAGTACTAATGGGTGtctcaaaaaaatagagaataaaagaaGTTTCACTTAAATGGGGCCAAAACCAAAGCCGGTGAACGTTGAACAATTAATAGAGAAAGTCTATAAGGAAAAAGTTGACATGGGAATATTATAGTGACCAAAAATGCAGAGGAGTCAGAATTTGACCAATAGCTGAGAAACAGAGAaagcatttttctttcttccctcTTGGCTTTTTGTGAGTGAGAGCCATCATATGAACAGTGGTGAAATAGAACacaacatatattttcacatgGGCGAATACGAGTTAAATTATATCAATTATCAAGCGCGTACGGTACACTTATAAAAGACACAAAATTATACGCTTTGTCGaatcagaaaaaagaaaagctagcTCCAGTCttctttgaactttgaaggTAAGCTaagctttcaagtttcaactcttACACACTGGTTTCCAGTTCTCTTGGAGGTgctattttctttctctctctctctttttctaaaacaaaaattcttgaaaaCGTTAGAAGAACCAAATATCTTGTATAACCTATAGCTCAAGGTCTTATTTTTCAGCTTTTATCACCATCATTGTTCAATTACCAATGCTACTTTTGGCCttgaaatatgaaaattgtTCTTAGGGTTTTGGTGGATGTTATACTTTTTTTGGACTATAATTTCTGAAACTAAGGAATTTTATGCAAATTCTTGAGTTTTTTGCTTTAGGGTCTTGggttttttcttcctctttaaTCTTAGTTCCTATTTTCCCTATCCTTACCTCCGAACTTTGGTACACAAAGTGATTtgtacttaattaattaatctttCATTTACTGTgtaatttttgatttctttaataaaaagcaAATATACTACTTGGAATCATTTTCTATTATCAATATATCTTAAAATCTGCTATAGTTACTACCTTGGTGGCTCAAAATCTAAGATTTCGGTGCCTTTTTCAACTTTCCCAGGGTCCTAGATTTCATCTTTAAGGAAACAAAAAGGGTGCTTAATTTTATGGAAAGCTCATCTGCCAAATGGATATCTGAACTGGTAATATTCTTATGCAACTTATACCAATTGttcttgtcttttttctttcatttaagtGCATGGATAAATCTTCACACTTCTCTTGGTAatacttatatttttctttttcttttttcaggaAATGGAAGATCCTGCCTTTATCCATCAATACGAGATCAACTCTTTCGGATACTCACTTGATGATCttgattttcattctttttctggTGAGAGCTACCCATCCAACCCAGATCTCAATCCCAAAAGCGCATACAACTTTCATGCTTCAGTCATAGAAAATCCTCAGACTGAGCTTGGGAGACCGGCAAAACAGCTCAAGACAAACAGCTGGAATTCTTGCGCCACTGACCATATTCCTTCAAAGGCtgcttcttcatcttcctcacaTTTGATTTCATTCGAGAACTCAAACTCACCCCCAGCCATTTCACAGCAATTTTATGGTCTAGACTGCACCATGAAACCAAAGAGCGAGGCGGCTTCTGATAGAAATACGAATTTCCCAGCTATGATTTCTGAGAGTTCCTTTGGGATGCAAAATTGTTCATCAAAACATGGACAGGTCCCCAAGAAGGTAGCTACAATGCCTAGAACTCCTTTACATGCACAAGATCATGTAATAGCGGAGAGAAAGCGCCGAGAAAAGCTCAGCCAGCGGTTTATAGCACTTTCTGCAGTTGTTCCTGGCCTAAAGAAGGTACTATTTTGTTAATCTCTCTCACAGGTTCTTGAAAGggtctaattttatttaaatattacgCATGATTTATCTTTCATAAAGATCAGTTATTGTTGCTTCTTAGTTAGATGAGATCTAAACGGTTATGCTGCTTAATTAATTGCTTTCTACCAATGTTGCCCTAACAATATAAAGTCCGAATTAgtacaaacaaaaacagaatatGACAGTACTGTGTGCGTTTGAGATTTTCTGGAAAAAGTTTTGttgcttttaactttttatttttggtttttttacaaataatctagcttttagttttttttttttaataaactaacttttaacattttataacacatttaacataaaagttaTCGAAAACTATATCTTTTTATAAACATTAGCACATTAATTAATTGAACCTTTGTTGGA contains:
- the LOC115995340 gene encoding transcription factor bHLH18-like yields the protein MESSSAKWISELEMEDPAFIHQYEINSFGYSLDDLDFHSFSGESYPSNPDLNPKSAYNFHASVIENPQTELGRPAKQLKTNSWNSCATDHIPSKAASSSSSHLISFENSNSPPAISQQFYGLDCTMKPKSEAASDRNTNFPAMISESSFGMQNCSSKHGQVPKKVATMPRTPLHAQDHVIAERKRREKLSQRFIALSAVVPGLKKMDKASVLGDAIKYLKQLQERVKTLEEQAAKKTMESVVFVKKTRLSAADDTSSSEDNSDSESNEQLPHIEARVLEKDVLIRIHCENRKGYAAKILSEIEKLDLAILNSSVLPFGNSTLDITVVAQMDVDFCMTVKDLARNLRQALLKLI